ATCCATCGACATAGGTCTTACCGATTCCAGCGTGATCCGTATAAAGGAAAATTCTGAACTCGTACTAAAAGGTCTTCGTCAGACGGACGCTTCTCAAATCAGACTTTCTTTGGTTTCAGGACGTATCCTGAACTTAGTAGAGAAAGAAAAAAAGAATGCGAACTATTTCGTAGATACTCCTACCGTAGTTGCTGCGGTTCGAGGAACTTCCTTCGAAGTAAACACTTCTCCTAACGAATCTTCTGTCTATGTGGTAGATGGTTCGGTAGAAGTAACTCCTTTGATCAACGACAAGACTCAAAGAGTTTTGAAAGTCGGCAATTTAATCATCGTTACCGACGAGAAAGTTGAAGTAATCGAAGCTCTTAAAAAAGCTACTCCTGACTATGAAGAGATGCGCATCAACTTGAACGGCTTAGACAAAGAAGTTTTGGAAACTACTCAAAACCTCAAAACTGCTAAAACCGAACAAGAGTTGGAAGAACTCTACGACAAGAGCATCGAACATATCATCATGAAAGATGGTAGAGAGTTAAGAGGAGTTGTTGTTTCTCAGAAAAAAGGAAAACTGATCGTGCAAACTCTGAAAGGATCTTATATCCTGGACGAGACCTCGGTTGAGAAGATCCTCTACTAAGAGAACTTTTTAAGCCTCCTGAAAAAACCCGGGTAGAAACACTCGGGTTTTTTTATGCCTTCTTAAGCGGACCAATCCCCCAGCTTTTTATCGATAGAAAAAGAACCTGCACCAAGGAAGAATAACGCAAAAGAAATGCTCACTGCGAGGATATGATATTCGAAACCTTCTCCTCCTTTATCACCGAACCAATTCATAAAGAATCCATAAGGAACATGAGTGCTCGCAGCTACGATCAATATGATCCCTATTCCCAATGCCCAAATTCTGGTAAAGAGTCCGAAGACTAAAGCGACGCTTCCCACAAACTCGAAACCGATCACCATCAATCCTAGAAAATACGGAGCTCCGAGGGTGGATGTAAAATAATCCATAGCAGTTTGAAATCCGGCTCCATCGAACCATCCCATTGCCTTTTGTGCTCCATGCGGGAAGATGCAGATTGCAAGGCCCAGTCTTAAGAATAAAGGCCCCAGACCTTCTTTCGTTTGTGTTAGGGAATAAAACATAATAAGTCCGTCCCATAGAAGCCGAAGGAAGCATCGATTTCCACCTATTTTCAATCTAGGTGAGAAGAAGCCGGAGTCTACCCGGACAAAATAGGTTGTCTAAAGGGCCATTCCCGTAAATTTTGGCATTACGAACGCATCGGAAGGTACCTATGTCTGAAGAGACAGCCGAAAAGAAGAACAAAAAAATCAACAAGATGAGCGCTCAAGAGCTGGATCAAGCTCTGAAAGACGCAGTCGAGAAGATGAACGGGGAAACGAGCAAGTACGTACAACATCTTAAAGCGAGAAAAGAAGAACTCGCTAAAAAGAAGTAAGCACTACTTTCCATCCAAAAAACCCTCCGCGCTCGTGCGGAGGGACACCTCCTCCAATTCCCAGGAACCATGCTCCAGTTCATTGATATAAAGCACAGGTTCGGTAGCTCCACCCTCTTCGAAAAATTCTCCTGGCATATCAAGCCGGGCTCCAAGATCGCTTTGGTCGGACCGAACGGCTC
Above is a window of Leptospira semungkisensis DNA encoding:
- a CDS encoding FecR family protein — encoded protein: MERMNSEFQTFAEILKRTNAASKAPDFDPSWIGKSPRFYVEANIMQSPKDNVVQLTSNKKKGWFLAAAAILLAGIGVGAFFTFSKKEAPVAEGVLLKAAVVFVKGDAKSIKEAPTQLHLGDVLSEGDRIVTGKGGSIDIGLTDSSVIRIKENSELVLKGLRQTDASQIRLSLVSGRILNLVEKEKKNANYFVDTPTVVAAVRGTSFEVNTSPNESSVYVVDGSVEVTPLINDKTQRVLKVGNLIIVTDEKVEVIEALKKATPDYEEMRINLNGLDKEVLETTQNLKTAKTEQELEELYDKSIEHIIMKDGRELRGVVVSQKKGKLIVQTLKGSYILDETSVEKILY
- a CDS encoding DoxX family protein — translated: MFYSLTQTKEGLGPLFLRLGLAICIFPHGAQKAMGWFDGAGFQTAMDYFTSTLGAPYFLGLMVIGFEFVGSVALVFGLFTRIWALGIGIILIVAASTHVPYGFFMNWFGDKGGEGFEYHILAVSISFALFFLGAGSFSIDKKLGDWSA